A single window of Mycosarcoma maydis chromosome 1, whole genome shotgun sequence DNA harbors:
- a CDS encoding putative protein channel TOM complex structural subunit gives MSAPVAPPQAAVYPPGVQSPPPSGAERVGPGAPSPFVDEKRTAYPSGLTPPISSQPSTSMFGFFQPIVTPVSNALARIQDIRTRLELSNPGTVEHLQREVKGVHTTNFMFDGARADLTKAISINPIFQVTHAFSMGSQAAPSSYNFGAVYGDNKNFFQAGLDDGLNVTMRANRGWVAGHTTKVQAQLTATPGQSFVQIEHDYQGTDHSANFKALNPSPTDLTGIYIVNYLQSLTRNFAFGVETVYQRPSADMEEASTGYIAKLTGDKKDWIATAQVQPQGVAQCTYYHKLSEQVDVAADLQMITMAQKREAAATLGARYNFRMATLRAQIDSAGKLSSVYETRLSPAFGLTFAGEIDHLQGAAKFGFGVSIESGNEMDPNAPPPTPPSVPM, from the coding sequence ATGTCTGCTCCCGTCGCTCCTCCACAAGCCGCCGTTTACCCACCGGGTGTTCAGTCGCCTCCTCCTTCGGGAGCAGAGCGTGTCGGTCCCGGCGCTCCGTCGCCATTCGTCGATGAGAAGCGCACAGCCTACCCTTCCGGTCTAACCCCGCCTATCTCGTCGCAACCTTCCACGTCGATGTTCGGCTTCTTCCAGCCCATCGTCACTCCCGTCAGCAATGCTCTCGCGCGCATCCAAGACATTCGCACTCGGCTTGAACTGTCCAACCCAGGCACTGTTGAGCATCTGCAGAGAGAGGTCAAGGGCGTTCACACCACCAACTTTATGTTTGACGGCGCACGTGCTGACTTGACCAAAGCGATCAGCATCAACCCCATCTTCCAGGTCACGCACGCGTTCTCAATGGGCTCGCAAGCGGCTCCGTCCTCGTACAACTTTGGTGCTGTTTACGGCGACAACAAGAACTTTTTCCAGGCAGGCCTCGATGACGGACTCAATGTTACCATGCGTGCCAACCGTGGCTGGGTGGCTGGACACACGACCAAGGTGCAAGCGCAGCTCACAGCGACGCCGGGCCAATCGTTTGTCCAGATCGAACACGACTACCAGGGCACCGACCACTCGGCCAACTTTAAAGCGCTCAACCCATCACCTACCGATCTGACGGGCATCTACATTGTCAACTACTTGCAGAGCTTGACGCGCAACTTTGCGTTTGGTGTCGAGACCGTCTACCAACGTCCCTCTGCCGATATGGAGGAGGCCAGTACGGGATACATTGCCAAGCTTACCGGCGATAAGAAGGACTGGATCGCTACCGCTCAGGTTCAACCACAGGGCGTGGCACAGTGCACCTACTACCACAAGCTGTCCGAGCAGGTGGATGTGGCAGCTGATTTGCAGATGATCACCATGGCGCAGAAGCGCGAGGCGGCGGCTACGTTGGGTGCGCGTTATAACTTCAGAATGGCTACTTTGAGGGCACAGATTGATTCGGCGGGCAAATTGAGCTCTGTATACGAGACCAGGTTGTCCCCCGCATTCGGCTTGACATTTGCCGGTGAGATCGACCATCTGCAGGGCGCCGCCAAGTTCGGTTTTGgcgtcagcatcgagagcggCAACGAGATGGATCCCAACGCTCCTCCCCCTACACCTCCTTCGGTGCCTATGTAA
- a CDS encoding putative PINc domain nuclease gives MGKKKQVRKFGQVKRMLNPKDDRLKANSTVQTAAKKASSSSSTITPDGTVVRHISTPASSMFFEHNTQLGPPYRVLVDTNFINFALQNKIELVQGMMDCLYAKSIPCITSCVISELEKLGPKYRIALRVARDPRFERLECSHKGTYADDCIIERITSHKCYIVATCDRELRRRVRKVPGIPLMYIASRQFRIERLPDQGMAQ, from the coding sequence AtgggcaagaagaagcaagtTCGCAAATTCGGCCAAGTCAAACGCATGCTCAACCCGAAAGATGATCGATTGAAAGCCAACTCTACGGTGCAAACAGCGGCGAAAAaagcgtcgtcgtcttcatccacAATCACACCAGACGGAACGGTGGTTCGTCACATTTCCACACCAGCCTCATCGATGTTTTTCGAACACAACACGCAATTAGGACCTCCGTATAGAGTATTGGTGGATACCAACTTTATCAACTTTGCGCTACAGAACAAGATCGAACTGGTACAAGGAATGATGGACTGCTTGTACGCAAAGAGCATTCCCTGCATCACAAGCTGTGTAATCAGCGAACTGGAAAAGCTCGGTCCCAAGTATCGAATAGCTCTCAGAGTCGCGCGAGATCCACGCTTCGAAAGACTCGAATGCAGTCACAAGGGTACATACGCCGACGACTGCATCATCGAAAGAATCACAAGTCACAAATGCTACATTGTAGCCACATGCGATAGAGAGTTGAGAAGGAGAGTCAGAAAAGTCCCCGGTATCCCACTCATGTACATCGCAAGTAGACAGTTCCGAATCGAGCGACTCCCTGATCAAGGTATGGCCCAATAA